A single genomic interval of Zunongwangia sp. HGR-M22 harbors:
- the sbcD gene encoding exonuclease subunit SbcD encodes MKILHTADWHIGKKLHKHDLFADFDLFIDWLCQLISEENIEVLLISGDIFDLANPSSDARKQYYQSLIKLQKLNCKIIATGGNHDSPAMLDAPKEILSELDITIIGGLPENLEDTIIPIFNAENKAELIIAAIPFLRDADLRTANEGITYEDRIEAIRNGIQHTFEKAAEICQNKFADVPSIAMGHLFAAGIETSESERDIQIGNQAAFNASQFGDFFKYVALGHIHKPQRVSAEIPVFYSGSPIPLSFSERKDDKRILILDTEISWEPKSVTVPNFRKLLKISGDINEIELKLNTLEEHEHLDYLIEVDLVEEQYDAQKIYALDVLVNGLKKPGYEIVKQRAQFKNKLKGTAELYAESQQLEDLKPTDVFAELMGAHEYEEETEKEIWSAFNEILEEIHQSENPAD; translated from the coding sequence ATGAAAATTCTTCATACGGCCGATTGGCATATTGGTAAAAAACTGCATAAACATGATCTTTTTGCAGATTTTGATTTGTTTATCGACTGGCTTTGCCAACTCATTTCCGAAGAAAATATAGAAGTTTTATTAATTTCCGGCGACATTTTCGATCTTGCCAATCCTTCGTCTGATGCTCGTAAACAGTATTACCAGTCATTAATAAAATTGCAAAAATTAAACTGTAAGATTATTGCTACGGGTGGCAATCACGACTCGCCGGCCATGCTAGATGCGCCAAAAGAAATTTTAAGCGAATTGGATATTACTATAATTGGTGGATTACCAGAAAATTTGGAAGACACTATTATCCCTATTTTTAATGCTGAAAATAAAGCTGAATTAATAATTGCAGCAATTCCTTTTTTACGCGACGCAGATTTGAGAACAGCCAATGAAGGTATAACGTATGAAGACCGAATTGAAGCGATTCGAAACGGAATTCAGCATACTTTTGAAAAAGCAGCTGAAATTTGCCAAAATAAGTTTGCAGACGTGCCTTCGATTGCCATGGGCCATCTATTTGCGGCCGGCATCGAAACTTCAGAAAGTGAGCGCGATATTCAGATAGGAAATCAGGCGGCTTTTAATGCATCTCAATTTGGCGATTTTTTCAAATACGTGGCTTTAGGCCATATCCATAAACCGCAACGCGTTTCAGCAGAAATCCCAGTTTTCTATAGCGGCTCCCCTATTCCACTTTCGTTTAGCGAACGAAAAGATGATAAGAGAATCTTGATTTTGGATACTGAAATTTCTTGGGAACCTAAAAGTGTGACCGTTCCAAATTTTAGAAAATTACTAAAAATTAGTGGCGATATTAACGAAATTGAATTGAAATTGAATACGTTGGAAGAACACGAACATCTGGATTATTTGATTGAAGTCGATTTGGTTGAAGAACAATATGACGCCCAAAAGATCTACGCTCTCGATGTCTTGGTAAACGGATTAAAAAAACCGGGATACGAAATTGTAAAGCAGCGTGCACAATTTAAAAATAAGTTAAAAGGAACAGCCGAGCTTTATGCGGAATCCCAGCAGCTAGAAGATCTAAAACCTACCGATGTTTTTGCTGAATTAATGGGCGCACACGAATATGAAGAGGAAACTGAAAAAGAAATTTGGAGCGCTTTCAACGAAATATTAGAAGAAATTCACCAATCTGAAAATCCTGCCGACTAA
- the serA gene encoding phosphoglycerate dehydrogenase, translating to METKRNYVIDFDSTFTQVEALDVLGEISLAGAKDKEAKLAELKSLTDRGMEGKLAFRDSLRERLDILEAEEKHLDPLIENLKTRISKSFRRNEEFFRENSDNIYIMSNGFKEFIIPIVAELGVKAEHVFANDFVFDENRKIVGFNTDNVLSSNNGKVKQLKSLDLKGDVYVIGDGYTDYEIKAAGLANKFYAFTENVERDKVTENADHITPSFDEFLYLHKMNKAISYPKNRIKVLLLENVHADAVAIMKEEGYNVQTIAGALDEEELSEQIKDVHVLGIRSKTQLTKKVLENANRLMAVGAFCIGTNQIDLEACLDKGVAVFNAPYSNTRSVVELAIGEIIFLMRNLSDRIAEMHKGIWNKSATGSFEVRGKKLGIVGYGNIGAQLSVMAESIGFDVYYYDLVERLALGNATKCSSLDELLQTVDIVTFHVDGRKENKNIIGDRELSLMKDGSYLLNLSRGSVIDIEALHKHISSGKIKGAGVDVFPKEPKTNNEEFVSKLKGLPNVILTPHIGGSTEEAQENIGNFVPGKIIEYINTGGTTNSVNFPNLQLPRLENAHRLIHIHHNKPGIIAHMNRILAANDINVVGQHLKTNETIGYVITDIDKEYDNDVIKELKGIEGTIRFRVLY from the coding sequence ATGGAAACTAAGAGAAATTACGTAATAGATTTCGACAGTACTTTTACGCAAGTAGAAGCTTTGGACGTTTTGGGAGAGATTTCCCTGGCAGGCGCCAAAGATAAGGAAGCTAAGCTAGCCGAGCTTAAATCTTTAACCGACCGTGGAATGGAAGGGAAATTGGCTTTTAGAGATTCGCTTAGAGAGCGACTTGATATTTTGGAAGCCGAAGAAAAGCATCTTGACCCGCTTATTGAAAATCTAAAAACCCGAATTTCTAAATCCTTTAGACGCAACGAAGAGTTCTTTAGAGAAAATAGTGATAATATTTATATTATGTCTAATGGATTTAAAGAATTTATTATTCCTATTGTGGCTGAATTAGGGGTTAAAGCCGAACATGTTTTTGCCAATGATTTTGTATTCGATGAGAACCGCAAAATTGTAGGTTTTAATACCGATAATGTCTTAAGCAGTAACAATGGGAAGGTAAAACAATTAAAATCATTAGATCTTAAAGGCGATGTTTACGTGATAGGCGACGGTTATACAGATTATGAAATTAAAGCTGCCGGCCTTGCTAATAAATTTTACGCCTTTACCGAAAATGTAGAACGTGATAAGGTAACTGAAAATGCCGATCACATCACTCCAAGTTTCGACGAATTTTTATATCTACACAAAATGAATAAAGCGATTTCGTATCCAAAGAATAGAATAAAAGTATTATTACTTGAGAATGTACATGCCGATGCCGTGGCGATAATGAAGGAAGAAGGATATAATGTACAAACAATTGCTGGTGCTTTAGACGAAGAAGAATTAAGTGAGCAAATTAAAGATGTTCATGTTTTAGGAATACGTTCTAAAACGCAACTCACTAAAAAAGTATTAGAAAATGCCAATCGTTTAATGGCAGTTGGTGCGTTTTGTATTGGTACCAATCAAATCGATTTGGAAGCTTGTCTCGATAAAGGTGTAGCCGTTTTTAATGCGCCATATAGCAATACGCGATCTGTTGTAGAACTAGCCATTGGAGAAATTATTTTCTTGATGCGTAATCTGTCTGATCGTATTGCTGAAATGCATAAGGGAATTTGGAATAAATCTGCCACTGGTAGTTTTGAAGTTCGAGGAAAAAAACTAGGTATCGTTGGTTATGGTAATATTGGAGCGCAACTTTCTGTAATGGCAGAGAGTATAGGTTTTGATGTTTACTACTATGACCTTGTAGAGCGTTTAGCTTTAGGAAATGCAACCAAGTGCAGTTCTTTAGACGAACTATTACAAACCGTAGATATTGTTACCTTTCATGTAGACGGTAGAAAAGAAAATAAGAATATCATTGGAGATCGTGAACTTTCTTTAATGAAAGACGGTTCGTATTTACTTAATTTAAGTCGTGGATCGGTTATCGATATAGAAGCCTTGCATAAGCATATTTCTTCCGGGAAAATAAAAGGAGCAGGAGTAGATGTATTTCCAAAAGAACCAAAAACCAATAACGAAGAATTTGTTTCTAAACTAAAAGGTTTACCAAACGTAATTCTTACACCACATATCGGTGGAAGTACAGAGGAAGCTCAAGAAAATATTGGAAACTTCGTTCCTGGTAAAATTATAGAATATATAAACACAGGAGGAACAACCAATAGTGTAAATTTCCCTAATTTACAGTTGCCAAGATTGGAAAATGCACATAGGCTAATTCATATTCATCATAATAAGCCGGGAATTATAGCGCATATGAACAGAATTTTGGCAGCTAACGATATTAATGTGGTTGGCCAACATCTAAAAACTAACGAAACTATAGGTTATGTGATCACAGATATTGATAAAGAATATGATAACGATGTGATCAAAGAATTAAAAGGAATAGAGGGAACAATTAGATTTAGAGTTCTTTACTAG
- a CDS encoding oxidoreductase: MNFWSLNKAKDKTGKIAIVTGANVGIGYETTKGLASLGIEVIMACRDLKKAENAKQKIIKLNPKAKLKLMEINLASLDSVRSFADQFKSQYDKLDILVNNAGIMMTSFQKTDDDLELQMATNYFGHFLLTGLLIPVLENSFRSRVVSLSSLAHKWGDIRFDNLNAEKGYDRRQFYAQSKLACLIFAYHLDKKLVKKGYDIHSYAAHPGVSNTNLMQNLPKWLKFLSPILMPVLSQSAEKGALPVLRACLDETLNGGEYIGPSGRKQYKGHPVIVDSDYNSKEKDKAKKLWKVSEEIVNFKYFQKSQDKAQAS; encoded by the coding sequence ATGAACTTTTGGTCTTTAAATAAAGCTAAAGATAAAACGGGTAAGATAGCCATTGTTACTGGTGCCAATGTAGGCATAGGTTACGAAACCACTAAAGGTTTGGCTAGTTTAGGCATCGAAGTTATTATGGCATGCCGTGATCTTAAAAAAGCAGAAAACGCAAAGCAGAAAATAATAAAGCTAAATCCTAAGGCTAAATTGAAGTTAATGGAAATTAATCTAGCAAGTCTGGATTCTGTACGATCTTTTGCTGACCAGTTTAAATCCCAGTACGATAAGTTAGACATCCTGGTAAACAATGCGGGTATAATGATGACTTCTTTCCAAAAAACCGATGATGATCTGGAATTGCAAATGGCAACCAATTATTTTGGACATTTTTTACTTACCGGTTTATTAATTCCCGTTTTAGAAAATTCGTTTAGATCTCGTGTAGTGAGTCTTAGTAGTCTCGCTCATAAATGGGGAGACATTCGTTTTGACAATCTTAATGCAGAAAAAGGTTATGACAGGCGCCAATTCTATGCGCAAAGTAAACTAGCCTGCTTAATTTTTGCTTATCATTTAGATAAAAAATTGGTTAAAAAAGGATATGATATTCATTCTTATGCCGCACATCCGGGGGTTTCTAACACCAACCTTATGCAAAATTTACCTAAATGGCTTAAATTTTTATCTCCAATTTTAATGCCTGTATTGTCTCAGTCTGCAGAAAAAGGAGCTTTACCTGTTTTAAGGGCTTGTTTAGATGAAACTTTAAATGGTGGAGAATATATTGGTCCTTCAGGAAGAAAACAATATAAAGGCCACCCTGTAATTGTAGATTCAGATTATAATTCAAAAGAAAAAGATAAGGCGAAAAAACTTTGGAAGGTTTCTGAAGAAATTGTGAACTTTAAATATTTCCAGAAATCGCAGGATAAAGCTCAGGCCTCATAA
- a CDS encoding L,D-transpeptidase, whose protein sequence is MSCLIACNKEEKSTKIVEVPEKVLDTLKIEPPLERLDVVYTIDSLKSKTALDSFNTRYTEEQRKTIYAINRIDKRKLWTGKEIVIPDSVSNDIMDYSPFPKKLGMVDTIPKLVLISQRIQAFGLYESGNLIKWGPVSSGKKSTPTPNGLHYGNYKAKRKVSSVNKDWILPYYFNFMNFEGVGTHQYSLPGYPASHACVRLYMDDANFIYDWANMWTLEGNRIKANGTPFIVFSAYDYKAKKPWLQLADSVESNDFTEDEIKILGEYVKSYKKDAKNFVTIEELEKPLT, encoded by the coding sequence TTGAGCTGTCTGATAGCTTGTAATAAGGAGGAGAAATCTACCAAAATTGTTGAAGTTCCAGAGAAAGTTTTAGATACTTTAAAGATAGAACCACCATTAGAGCGACTGGATGTAGTTTATACGATAGATTCGCTAAAATCAAAAACCGCTTTAGATAGTTTCAATACTCGATATACAGAAGAGCAGCGCAAAACAATTTATGCTATAAATCGAATTGATAAACGAAAACTCTGGACTGGGAAAGAAATTGTTATTCCAGATTCTGTAAGTAACGATATCATGGATTACAGCCCGTTCCCAAAAAAATTAGGGATGGTAGATACTATACCCAAACTTGTTTTAATCTCTCAAAGAATTCAGGCTTTTGGCCTTTACGAAAGCGGAAATTTGATTAAATGGGGCCCGGTAAGTAGTGGTAAAAAGTCGACACCAACACCAAACGGTTTACACTATGGTAATTATAAAGCTAAACGTAAAGTGAGCTCTGTGAACAAGGATTGGATTTTACCTTATTATTTCAATTTTATGAACTTTGAGGGTGTAGGTACTCACCAATACTCTTTGCCTGGCTATCCTGCCAGTCATGCCTGTGTAAGGTTATATATGGACGATGCTAATTTTATCTATGATTGGGCAAATATGTGGACACTAGAGGGTAACCGCATTAAAGCTAATGGCACACCATTTATCGTTTTTAGTGCCTACGATTATAAAGCAAAGAAACCATGGTTACAGCTAGCCGATAGCGTAGAAAGTAATGATTTTACCGAAGATGAAATTAAAATTTTAGGGGAATACGTGAAATCTTACAAAAAAGATGCTAAAAACTTTGTTACAATAGAGGAATTAGAAAAACCGCTGACGTAG
- a CDS encoding HAD family hydrolase, translating into MIKLIITDMDGTLLNDEHKIHPEFWEVEKKLRDKGIMFSVASGRQYYNLASKFEQLKGHMMFFAENGSYVVHKDKELYTDTMDREQANEFIKLGREAENCNLVLCGVNSAYAESEDDEFINEVSKYYKRLEIVEDLTKVDDKVLKVTLCNFEGVEENTYPKFEKFKDNYKVAIASRIFIDIMSNTANKGNAIKGVQKELNISPEETMVFGDYLNDLEMMQNAKYSYAMKNAHPEIIKVSNYITKYDNNENGVVETIREMGLLD; encoded by the coding sequence ATGATCAAACTAATTATAACAGATATGGATGGTACATTGCTTAATGATGAGCATAAAATCCATCCAGAATTTTGGGAAGTAGAGAAAAAACTGAGAGATAAAGGCATTATGTTTTCTGTAGCCAGCGGTCGCCAATACTATAATCTAGCGTCCAAATTTGAGCAATTAAAAGGGCATATGATGTTTTTTGCTGAAAACGGAAGTTATGTAGTGCATAAGGATAAAGAATTATACACCGATACCATGGATCGTGAGCAGGCTAATGAATTTATTAAGCTTGGTCGCGAAGCCGAGAATTGTAATTTGGTCTTATGTGGCGTAAATTCTGCTTACGCGGAAAGCGAAGATGATGAATTTATCAATGAAGTAAGTAAATACTATAAACGATTGGAAATAGTTGAAGATCTTACCAAAGTCGATGATAAAGTTTTGAAAGTTACGCTCTGTAATTTTGAGGGTGTAGAGGAGAACACATATCCAAAATTCGAAAAATTTAAGGATAATTATAAGGTAGCCATTGCTTCGAGAATTTTTATAGACATCATGTCGAATACCGCCAATAAAGGGAATGCAATAAAAGGCGTACAAAAAGAATTAAATATCTCTCCTGAAGAAACAATGGTTTTTGGTGATTATTTAAACGATCTAGAAATGATGCAAAATGCTAAATATAGCTATGCCATGAAGAATGCACATCCAGAAATTATTAAAGTAAGTAATTATATTACTAAATACGATAATAATGAAAATGGCGTGGTAGAAACTATACGTGAAATGGGTCTTTTAGATTAA
- a CDS encoding TonB-dependent receptor, with translation MSQKHLLLFLSLFICSLGFAQNSGTLKGQVINSASEPIFNVNVSLVGTSRGTETNNNGFYELRNVAPGTYTIKFSYVGYKSSEININVEGGVITEAAPVVLVGSEEQLGEVLLNADNKVNEFTKSSSVYVSKLPLSRMENPQVYNSISAELLQSQVVTNFDDALKNAAGITKLWESTGRGSDGAGYYSLRGFAVQPSLTNGLPALTNGSPDPQNIEALEIIKGPSGTLYGSSVISYGGLINVVTKKPYNHFGGNISYTSGSYGLNRLTADVNLPLSEGVNLRVNSAYHTQESFQDAGFRKSFFFAPSLSYQVNDRLSFLINTEIYQVESTNQTMLFLDRGNELAVNNLDELGYDNKKSYTSDDLGIENPMYSIQAQMNYKLSDSWTSQTAFSQSSAKAKGYYSYLYEGTSAFKGDNPANGIVLEDGVVFGRQMNHQNSTTLTSDIQQNFIGDFEIGEMRNRIVAGLDYYNQEVRNNGTGYLRNGLIYIGDASVDNVNASVYGITDPNAYLSNYDNGNLSEPGVDALFADSDITPSISRQEIYSAYVSDIFNPIEALSIMASLRVDRFESESNSQTAWSPKFGVVYQPILDKVSLFANYQDGFSNVSPQIGEDSDGNSVNYEFDPEHAAQLEGGVKLNLLNNKLAATLSYYDIKVTNTVMTIAPQVYTQGGELYSRGFEASITASPVKGLNINANYSYNESELTEGDANYVGLRPESAGPQNLANLWATYKFSGNILNGFGAGFGGNYGSENMILNRNITGAFTLDDYTVLNASLFYQTDKFGITLKLNNLNDEEYYNGWSTINPQIGRNLAANFTYKF, from the coding sequence ATGTCACAGAAACATCTTTTATTATTTTTGTCTTTATTTATTTGTTCGCTCGGATTTGCCCAGAATTCGGGAACGCTTAAGGGTCAGGTGATTAATAGTGCTAGTGAACCTATCTTTAATGTGAATGTCTCTTTGGTGGGTACTTCTAGAGGAACTGAAACCAATAACAATGGTTTTTATGAATTGCGTAACGTAGCCCCCGGAACGTATACCATTAAATTTTCTTATGTAGGTTACAAATCTTCAGAAATAAATATTAATGTAGAAGGCGGAGTTATTACTGAAGCTGCACCAGTTGTATTAGTAGGTAGCGAAGAACAATTGGGAGAAGTACTTCTTAATGCCGATAATAAAGTAAATGAGTTTACTAAAAGCTCTAGTGTGTATGTATCGAAATTACCACTTTCCAGAATGGAAAATCCACAGGTTTATAATTCTATTTCTGCAGAGTTATTGCAAAGTCAGGTAGTAACAAACTTTGATGATGCACTTAAAAATGCGGCAGGAATTACCAAATTATGGGAATCTACTGGTAGAGGTTCTGATGGTGCAGGTTATTATTCTTTAAGAGGTTTTGCTGTGCAACCAAGTTTAACGAATGGCTTACCAGCTTTAACAAATGGTAGCCCAGATCCACAGAATATCGAAGCTTTAGAAATTATAAAGGGACCATCTGGAACTTTGTATGGTAGCTCTGTAATTTCTTACGGTGGTCTAATTAATGTGGTTACCAAGAAGCCATATAATCATTTTGGAGGTAATATTTCTTATACTTCAGGAAGCTATGGTTTAAATCGATTAACGGCAGATGTTAATTTACCTTTAAGTGAAGGTGTGAATTTAAGAGTAAATTCAGCTTATCACACTCAAGAAAGTTTTCAGGATGCAGGATTTAGAAAATCTTTTTTCTTTGCACCATCTTTATCGTATCAAGTAAACGATCGTCTTTCATTTTTGATTAATACTGAAATTTATCAGGTAGAAAGTACAAATCAAACTATGCTTTTCTTAGATCGAGGAAACGAATTAGCGGTAAATAACCTGGATGAATTAGGCTATGATAATAAGAAATCATACACTTCTGATGATTTAGGAATCGAAAACCCAATGTACAGCATACAAGCGCAGATGAATTATAAATTATCTGATAGTTGGACTTCGCAAACGGCCTTCTCTCAAAGTTCAGCAAAAGCAAAAGGGTATTATTCTTATTTGTATGAAGGTACTTCAGCTTTTAAAGGAGATAACCCGGCTAACGGAATTGTGTTAGAAGACGGAGTGGTTTTTGGACGACAAATGAATCACCAGAACTCTACAACGCTAACAAGCGATATTCAGCAAAATTTTATTGGAGATTTTGAGATTGGTGAAATGAGAAATCGTATTGTCGCCGGATTGGATTATTACAATCAAGAGGTTAGAAATAATGGAACGGGTTATCTTCGTAATGGTTTAATCTATATTGGTGATGCCAGTGTAGATAATGTAAATGCCAGTGTTTATGGGATTACAGATCCAAATGCTTACCTAAGCAATTACGATAACGGAAATTTATCTGAGCCTGGTGTAGATGCACTTTTTGCAGATTCTGATATCACTCCATCAATTTCTAGACAGGAAATTTATAGTGCTTATGTTTCAGATATTTTTAATCCCATCGAAGCATTATCGATCATGGCCAGTTTACGTGTAGACCGTTTTGAAAGCGAAAGCAATAGCCAGACGGCATGGTCACCAAAATTTGGTGTAGTGTATCAGCCCATTTTAGATAAAGTTTCTCTTTTTGCAAACTATCAGGATGGGTTTAGTAATGTATCACCACAAATAGGTGAAGATTCGGATGGAAATTCTGTAAACTATGAATTTGATCCAGAACATGCAGCCCAGCTGGAAGGAGGGGTTAAACTTAATCTACTTAATAATAAATTAGCAGCTACCTTATCTTATTACGATATTAAGGTAACCAATACGGTAATGACCATTGCACCACAGGTATATACTCAGGGTGGTGAATTATACAGCCGCGGATTTGAAGCCAGCATTACCGCATCTCCTGTAAAAGGATTAAATATTAATGCAAATTACAGCTATAACGAAAGTGAACTTACTGAGGGTGATGCAAATTATGTTGGACTTCGTCCAGAAAGTGCAGGTCCTCAAAATCTTGCTAACCTTTGGGCAACCTATAAGTTCTCTGGGAATATTTTAAATGGATTTGGAGCTGGTTTTGGCGGAAATTACGGTAGTGAAAATATGATTTTGAACCGAAATATTACCGGTGCTTTTACTTTAGATGATTATACTGTTTTAAACGCTTCTTTATTTTACCAGACCGATAAATTTGGAATTACTTTAAAGCTGAATAACTTAAACGACGAAGAATATTATAATGGTTGGTCTACGATAAATCCACAAATCGGAAGAAATCTAGCAGCTAATTTTACTTATAAATTCTAA
- a CDS encoding phage holin family protein, whose amino-acid sequence MLSAILHILLDAVILMIAAKFLNKVHLKGFKTALLVALLIGVLSFFLSWLLTAVLNIATLGIFYFLGLGFITRIVAYAIIIEIADQVSSDFKTEGFLPSLWLAVILALFGSILDAMIF is encoded by the coding sequence ATGTTATCAGCAATACTTCATATCTTATTAGATGCCGTAATCTTAATGATTGCTGCAAAGTTTCTAAATAAAGTTCATCTAAAAGGTTTTAAAACTGCACTTTTAGTGGCGTTATTAATTGGCGTCTTAAGCTTTTTCTTAAGCTGGTTATTAACGGCAGTTCTTAATATTGCAACTTTAGGAATCTTTTATTTCCTTGGACTTGGCTTTATAACCAGAATCGTCGCTTACGCTATCATTATTGAAATTGCAGATCAAGTAAGTAGTGATTTTAAAACCGAGGGTTTCTTACCTTCTCTTTGGTTGGCTGTGATATTGGCTTTATTTGGAAGTATTTTAGATGCTATGATTTTCTAA
- a CDS encoding SanA/YdcF family protein produces the protein MRLIKKSILYTVIIIVLGILITLGLEAYIKQDTSSRIYTEIRNVPNTKTAIVLGASVYSSGKLSPILKDRVDSTIDLFKNQKVNQILISGDHGSDDYNEVDAIANYLINHGIPKNNLILDHAGFNTYDSMYRASKVFQIEDAIVVTQDFHLPRAMFIAKHLGLDYYGYQAKERAFRIETKIMKREKLANFKALFEVVFKTTPSLSKKKV, from the coding sequence ATGCGGCTTATTAAGAAATCTATTCTATATACGGTAATTATTATCGTTCTAGGTATTTTGATAACTCTGGGTTTAGAAGCTTATATAAAACAAGATACATCTAGTCGCATTTATACTGAAATTAGGAACGTCCCTAATACTAAAACTGCTATTGTATTAGGTGCTAGCGTTTATTCTAGTGGCAAACTCTCTCCTATTCTTAAAGACAGAGTAGATAGTACAATCGATCTTTTTAAAAACCAAAAAGTAAACCAAATATTAATAAGTGGAGATCACGGTAGCGATGACTACAACGAGGTAGATGCTATCGCAAACTACTTAATTAATCATGGTATCCCTAAAAATAATCTAATTTTGGATCATGCAGGTTTTAATACTTACGATAGTATGTATAGGGCTTCTAAAGTATTTCAAATAGAAGATGCCATCGTCGTAACTCAGGATTTTCACTTGCCGCGAGCCATGTTTATAGCAAAACATCTTGGCTTGGATTATTATGGATACCAGGCAAAAGAACGCGCTTTTAGAATAGAAACAAAAATTATGAAGCGCGAAAAACTGGCAAATTTTAAGGCCTTATTTGAAGTTGTTTTTAAAACAACCCCTAGCCTTTCCAAAAAGAAAGTTTAG
- the ribB gene encoding 3,4-dihydroxy-2-butanone-4-phosphate synthase: MSVNNEGHKSFKLNTIKEAIEDIKAGKIIIVVDDEDRENEGDFIAAAEKVTPEMINFMATHGRGLICAPITEDRSKELGLNLMVNENTVLHNTQFTVSIDLIGHGCTTGISVHDRAKTIKALTESDTKPEDLGRPGHIFPLRSKNGGVLRRTGHTEASIDLARLAGLQSAGILVEILNDDGTMARLPQLMEVAKKFDLKIISIEDLVAYRMQHDSLIIKEEDFQIQTRFGEFRLRAFKQTTNNQVHIALTKGSWSKDEEILVRMNSTLVNNDILGTLTNDADKKLDNMFRALEKEGKGAIVFINPATKPLSLLNRLAELKESQKEGEMKAPSTSMDHKDFGIGAQILHDLGIHKIKLLSNSKQTKRVGMIGYGLEIVDYVNY, encoded by the coding sequence ATGTCAGTAAATAATGAAGGTCATAAGTCTTTCAAATTAAATACTATAAAAGAGGCCATTGAGGATATAAAAGCTGGAAAAATAATAATCGTTGTAGATGATGAAGATCGTGAAAATGAAGGCGATTTTATAGCTGCAGCAGAGAAAGTTACTCCAGAGATGATTAACTTTATGGCCACTCACGGGCGCGGATTAATTTGTGCTCCAATTACCGAAGATCGTTCTAAGGAACTTGGATTAAATTTAATGGTGAATGAAAATACTGTACTTCATAACACACAATTTACCGTTTCTATAGATTTGATAGGGCATGGTTGTACCACAGGAATTTCTGTACATGATCGTGCTAAAACCATTAAAGCATTAACTGAAAGTGATACTAAGCCGGAAGATTTAGGACGACCAGGACATATTTTCCCTTTACGTTCTAAAAATGGCGGAGTTTTAAGAAGAACAGGACATACAGAAGCCTCTATAGATTTAGCTAGACTCGCAGGACTTCAGTCAGCAGGTATTTTAGTTGAAATTCTAAATGATGATGGTACTATGGCTAGACTTCCTCAATTAATGGAAGTAGCTAAAAAATTTGATCTGAAAATTATTTCTATTGAAGATCTTGTTGCTTATCGTATGCAGCATGATTCCTTAATTATAAAAGAAGAGGATTTTCAAATTCAAACCAGATTTGGAGAATTTAGACTTCGCGCTTTCAAACAAACTACCAATAATCAAGTTCACATTGCTTTAACCAAAGGATCGTGGTCTAAGGATGAGGAAATTCTTGTTCGAATGAATTCTACATTGGTAAATAATGATATTCTAGGCACTTTAACTAACGATGCCGATAAGAAGTTAGACAACATGTTTAGAGCTTTAGAAAAAGAAGGTAAAGGAGCTATTGTTTTTATAAATCCTGCTACAAAACCGCTAAGTTTACTTAATAGACTAGCTGAGTTGAAAGAAAGCCAAAAAGAAGGCGAGATGAAAGCTCCAAGCACTTCTATGGATCATAAAGATTTTGGTATAGGCGCTCAAATTTTACATGATTTGGGGATACATAAGATAAAACTTCTTTCTAATTCCAAACAAACGAAACGTGTAGGTATGATTGGTTATGGTTTAGAAATAGTAGATTATGTAAATTACTAA